Proteins encoded by one window of Scatophagus argus isolate fScaArg1 chromosome 4, fScaArg1.pri, whole genome shotgun sequence:
- the isl1a gene encoding insulin gene enhancer protein isl-1 isoform X1, producing the protein MQMTSSCPTSAPPLVRIRAPHALATNTYTHSLFEPDSTTPGPAARQRRTHSGFQVPQPAVTVDLTSPYFVDMGDMGDPPKKKRLVSLCVGCGNQIHDQYILRVSPDLEWHAACLKCAECSQYLDESCTCFVRDGKTYCKRDYIRLYGIKCAKCNIGFSKNDFVMRARSKVYHIECFRCVACSRQLIPGDEFALREDGLFCRADHDVVERASLTPGDPLSPLHPARPLQMAAEPISARQPALRPHVHKQPEKTTRVRTVLNEKQLHTLRTCYNANPRPDALMKEQLVEMTGLSPRVIRVWFQNKRCKDKKRSLLMKQLQQQQPNDKTNIQGMTGTPMVAASPERHDGGIQANPVEVQSYQPPWKVLSDFALQSDIDQPPFQQLVSFSEGGPGSNSTGSEVASMSSQLPDTPNSMVSSPIEA; encoded by the exons ATGCAGATGACGTCCTCCTGTCCTACGTCAGCCCCACCGCTTGTCAGGATCAGAGCTCCACACGCACTGgcaacaaacacatacacacattcccTCTTTGAGCCGGACAGCACAACTCCTGGCCCGGCAGCCCGGCAGCGGAGGACACATTCAGGCTTCCAGGTGCCGCAGCCCGCTGTGACAGTGGACCTAACATCGCCTTACTTTGTGGACATGGGAGACATGGGGGATCCCCCGAAAA AGAAGCGGCTGGTGTCTTTGTGCGTGGGCTGCGGGAACCAGATCCATGACCAGTACATCCTGCGGGTCTCTCCGGACCTGGAGTGGCACGCCGCCTGTCTCAAATGTGCCGAGTGCAGCCAGTACTTGGATGAGTCCTGCACGTGCTTCGTCAGGGACGGAAAGACGTACTGTAAACGGGACTACATCAG GTTATACGGGATTAAATGCGCTAAATGCAACATCGGTTTCAGTAAGAACGACTTTGTGATGAGGGCCCGTTCCAAGGTCTACCACATCGAGTGTTTCCGCTGCGTGGcctgcagcaggcagctcatCCCGGGGGACGAGTTCGCTCTGCGGGAGGACGGGCTCTTCTGTCGGGCCGACCACGACGTGGTGGAACGGGCCAGTCTGACTCCCGGTGACCCACTCAGCCCACTGCACCCCGCCAGACCGCTACAGATGGCAG CAGAACCAATCTCGGCCCGGCAGCCCGCGCTGCGGCCTCACGTCCACAAACAGCCGGAGAAGACCACCCGCGTCCGGACGGTACTAAACGAGAAGCAGCTGCACACGCTGCGGACCTGCTACAACGCCAATCCGAGGCCCGACGCCCTGATGAAAGAACAGCTGGTTGAGATGACCGGCCTCAGCCCGCGGGTGATCCGGGTCTGGTTCCAGAACAAGCGCTGCAAGGACAAGAAGAGGAGCCTGCTgatgaagcagctgcagcagcagcagcccaatGACAAGACG AACATCCAGGGAATGACTGGCACCCCGATGGTGGCAGCCAGTCCGGAAAGACACGACGGCGGCATTCAAGCCAACCCGGTGGAGGTGCAGAGCTACCAGCCGCCCTGGAAGGTCCTCAGCGACTTTGCCCTGCAAAGCGATATCGACCAGCCGCCCTTCCAGCAACTG
- the isl1a gene encoding insulin gene enhancer protein isl-1 isoform X2, whose amino-acid sequence MQMTSSCPTSAPPLVRIRAPHALATNTYTHSLFEPDSTTPGPAARQRRTHSGFQVPQPAVTVDLTSPYFVDMGDMGDPPKKKRLVSLCVGCGNQIHDQYILRVSPDLEWHAACLKCAECSQYLDESCTCFVRDGKTYCKRDYIRLYGIKCAKCNIGFSKNDFVMRARSKVYHIECFRCVACSRQLIPGDEFALREDGLFCRADHDVVERASLTPGDPLSPLHPARPLQMAEPISARQPALRPHVHKQPEKTTRVRTVLNEKQLHTLRTCYNANPRPDALMKEQLVEMTGLSPRVIRVWFQNKRCKDKKRSLLMKQLQQQQPNDKTNIQGMTGTPMVAASPERHDGGIQANPVEVQSYQPPWKVLSDFALQSDIDQPPFQQLVSFSEGGPGSNSTGSEVASMSSQLPDTPNSMVSSPIEA is encoded by the exons ATGCAGATGACGTCCTCCTGTCCTACGTCAGCCCCACCGCTTGTCAGGATCAGAGCTCCACACGCACTGgcaacaaacacatacacacattcccTCTTTGAGCCGGACAGCACAACTCCTGGCCCGGCAGCCCGGCAGCGGAGGACACATTCAGGCTTCCAGGTGCCGCAGCCCGCTGTGACAGTGGACCTAACATCGCCTTACTTTGTGGACATGGGAGACATGGGGGATCCCCCGAAAA AGAAGCGGCTGGTGTCTTTGTGCGTGGGCTGCGGGAACCAGATCCATGACCAGTACATCCTGCGGGTCTCTCCGGACCTGGAGTGGCACGCCGCCTGTCTCAAATGTGCCGAGTGCAGCCAGTACTTGGATGAGTCCTGCACGTGCTTCGTCAGGGACGGAAAGACGTACTGTAAACGGGACTACATCAG GTTATACGGGATTAAATGCGCTAAATGCAACATCGGTTTCAGTAAGAACGACTTTGTGATGAGGGCCCGTTCCAAGGTCTACCACATCGAGTGTTTCCGCTGCGTGGcctgcagcaggcagctcatCCCGGGGGACGAGTTCGCTCTGCGGGAGGACGGGCTCTTCTGTCGGGCCGACCACGACGTGGTGGAACGGGCCAGTCTGACTCCCGGTGACCCACTCAGCCCACTGCACCCCGCCAGACCGCTACAGATGGCAG AACCAATCTCGGCCCGGCAGCCCGCGCTGCGGCCTCACGTCCACAAACAGCCGGAGAAGACCACCCGCGTCCGGACGGTACTAAACGAGAAGCAGCTGCACACGCTGCGGACCTGCTACAACGCCAATCCGAGGCCCGACGCCCTGATGAAAGAACAGCTGGTTGAGATGACCGGCCTCAGCCCGCGGGTGATCCGGGTCTGGTTCCAGAACAAGCGCTGCAAGGACAAGAAGAGGAGCCTGCTgatgaagcagctgcagcagcagcagcccaatGACAAGACG AACATCCAGGGAATGACTGGCACCCCGATGGTGGCAGCCAGTCCGGAAAGACACGACGGCGGCATTCAAGCCAACCCGGTGGAGGTGCAGAGCTACCAGCCGCCCTGGAAGGTCCTCAGCGACTTTGCCCTGCAAAGCGATATCGACCAGCCGCCCTTCCAGCAACTG